From a region of the Alnus glutinosa chromosome 1, dhAlnGlut1.1, whole genome shotgun sequence genome:
- the LOC133874389 gene encoding calmodulin calcium-dependent NAD kinase-like isoform X1 — protein MRPGKPSLSPSLSFNKMRPDGRHGKVLVAHILAASVFGFVAAAAATRFYRQKSKPLRDQNIIPRIGRTESGRLGKLERFSHYVARQLGFLDEKKCPQLCKLAYDYLRKAKGCEERIYEYFGNEADPQSLYVKLIEEFDKCILSYFAFHWGQASLMISEVLSVESEQKTKLKDFLLAATRKQRFERLQKDLKVTRVFCTLMEEMKAIGSGTPKGDEPQCTEVMVPVAHSERSPVLLLMGGGMGAGKSTVLKDILKEPFWSGAAAKAVVVEADAFKETDVIYRVLSSRGHHHDMLQTAELVHQSSTDAASSLLVTALNEGRDVIMDGTLSWEPFVEQTIAMARNVHKCRYRMGVGYKVADDGTVTENYWEQVKEDEEEEQPEENGNGEAPKRKPYRIEMVGVVCDAYLAVVRGIRRAIIMGRAVRVNAQLKSHKRFASAFPGYCQLVDNARLYCTNALGGPPTLVAWKDGDNKLLIDPEDDCLTRVSSLNAEAESIYDLYNHSTPLPELNSIWKDIILSPARASLQLELRDCVQRIENPTNI, from the exons ATGCGGCCTGGTAAgccatctctctctccttctctgaGTTTCAACAAGATGCGGCCTG ACGGTAGGCATGGCAAAGTCCTCGTCGCACACATCCTTGCTGCGTCCGTCTTCGGATTCGTAGCAGCGGCCGCCGCCACACGTTTTTACCGGCAGAAGTCTAAGCCGCTGAGAGATCAAAACATCATTCCACGGATAGGAAGGACAGAATCCGGCCGCCTTGGCAAGCTCGAAAGATTTTCCCACTATGTTG CTAGGCAACTGGGATTTCTAGATGAAAAAAAGTGTCCCCAGCTATGCAAGTTAGCTTACGATTATTTGAGAAAAGCCAAAGGGTGTGAAGAGAGAATCTATGAATATTTTGGTAATGAAGCAGACCCACAGTCTCTCTACGTTAAGTTGATTGAAGAGTTTGATAAATGCATCCTCAGTTATTTTGCATTTCACTGGGGTCAAGCTTCTCTTATGATTTCTGAG GTTTTGAGCGTTGAATCTGAGCAGAAAACAAAGCTGAAAGACTTCTTGTTGGCAGCTACAAG GAAACAGAGATTTGAGAGGCTGCAGAAGGATTTGAAGGTGACAAGGGTGTTTTGTACATTGATGGAAGAGATGAAAGCAATTGGCAGCGGTACGCCAAAGGGTGATGAACCACAATGTACGGAGGTCATGGTGCCGGTTGCCCACAGTGAGAGGAGTCCGGTGCTGCTTCTCATGGGTGGCGGCATGGGAGCTGGCAAGAGCACTGTCTTAAAAGACATTCTCAAAGA ACCATTCTGGTCGGGAGCAGCGGCGAAGGCCGTGGTAGTAGAGGCAGATGCTTTCAAAGAGACCGACGTTATCTACAGAGTCCTCAGTTCTCGGGGCCATCACCATGACATGCTTCAGACTGCTGAACTG GTGCACCAATCTTCGACTGATGCTGCATCATCACTACTAGTGACGGCGCTTAACGAAGGACGGGATGTGATAATGGATGGCACGCTATCATGGGAACCCTTTGTTGAGCAGACAATTGCTATGGCACGTAATGTTCACAAATGCCGTTACCGCATGGGGGTAGGCTACAAGGTGGCCGACGACGGCACTGTTACTGAAAACTACTGGGAGCAGgtgaaagaagatgaagaagaagagcaacCAGAAGAAAATGGCAATGGAGAAGCTCCCAAGAGAAAACCTTACAGAATAGAGATGGTTGGGGTGGTTTGTGATGCTTATCTAGCTGTTGTCAGAGGCATCAG GAGAGCTATAATAATGGGAAGGGCAGTGAGGGTGAATGCACAGCTGAAATCCCACAAGAGATTTGCGAGTGCGTTTCCAGGATACTGCCAACTTGTTGACAATGCCAGGCTCTATTGCACCAATGCTCTGGGAGGCCCACCTACG TTGGTAGCATGGAAAGACGGAGACAACAAACTGCTGATCGATCCTGAGGACGATTGTTTGACAAGAGTAAGCAGTTTGAACGCCGAAGCCGAATCCATATACGACCTTTACAACCACTCAACCCCATTGCCGGAGCTCAATTCCATTTGGAAAGACATCATTTTGTCGCCGGCAAGGGCAAGCCTTCAACTGGAGCTGAGGGATTGTGTGCAAAGAATTGAAAATCCAACAAATATTTAA
- the LOC133874389 gene encoding calmodulin calcium-dependent NAD kinase-like isoform X2 has protein sequence MRPDGRHGKVLVAHILAASVFGFVAAAAATRFYRQKSKPLRDQNIIPRIGRTESGRLGKLERFSHYVARQLGFLDEKKCPQLCKLAYDYLRKAKGCEERIYEYFGNEADPQSLYVKLIEEFDKCILSYFAFHWGQASLMISEVLSVESEQKTKLKDFLLAATRKQRFERLQKDLKVTRVFCTLMEEMKAIGSGTPKGDEPQCTEVMVPVAHSERSPVLLLMGGGMGAGKSTVLKDILKEPFWSGAAAKAVVVEADAFKETDVIYRVLSSRGHHHDMLQTAELVHQSSTDAASSLLVTALNEGRDVIMDGTLSWEPFVEQTIAMARNVHKCRYRMGVGYKVADDGTVTENYWEQVKEDEEEEQPEENGNGEAPKRKPYRIEMVGVVCDAYLAVVRGIRRAIIMGRAVRVNAQLKSHKRFASAFPGYCQLVDNARLYCTNALGGPPTLVAWKDGDNKLLIDPEDDCLTRVSSLNAEAESIYDLYNHSTPLPELNSIWKDIILSPARASLQLELRDCVQRIENPTNI, from the exons ATGCGGCCTG ACGGTAGGCATGGCAAAGTCCTCGTCGCACACATCCTTGCTGCGTCCGTCTTCGGATTCGTAGCAGCGGCCGCCGCCACACGTTTTTACCGGCAGAAGTCTAAGCCGCTGAGAGATCAAAACATCATTCCACGGATAGGAAGGACAGAATCCGGCCGCCTTGGCAAGCTCGAAAGATTTTCCCACTATGTTG CTAGGCAACTGGGATTTCTAGATGAAAAAAAGTGTCCCCAGCTATGCAAGTTAGCTTACGATTATTTGAGAAAAGCCAAAGGGTGTGAAGAGAGAATCTATGAATATTTTGGTAATGAAGCAGACCCACAGTCTCTCTACGTTAAGTTGATTGAAGAGTTTGATAAATGCATCCTCAGTTATTTTGCATTTCACTGGGGTCAAGCTTCTCTTATGATTTCTGAG GTTTTGAGCGTTGAATCTGAGCAGAAAACAAAGCTGAAAGACTTCTTGTTGGCAGCTACAAG GAAACAGAGATTTGAGAGGCTGCAGAAGGATTTGAAGGTGACAAGGGTGTTTTGTACATTGATGGAAGAGATGAAAGCAATTGGCAGCGGTACGCCAAAGGGTGATGAACCACAATGTACGGAGGTCATGGTGCCGGTTGCCCACAGTGAGAGGAGTCCGGTGCTGCTTCTCATGGGTGGCGGCATGGGAGCTGGCAAGAGCACTGTCTTAAAAGACATTCTCAAAGA ACCATTCTGGTCGGGAGCAGCGGCGAAGGCCGTGGTAGTAGAGGCAGATGCTTTCAAAGAGACCGACGTTATCTACAGAGTCCTCAGTTCTCGGGGCCATCACCATGACATGCTTCAGACTGCTGAACTG GTGCACCAATCTTCGACTGATGCTGCATCATCACTACTAGTGACGGCGCTTAACGAAGGACGGGATGTGATAATGGATGGCACGCTATCATGGGAACCCTTTGTTGAGCAGACAATTGCTATGGCACGTAATGTTCACAAATGCCGTTACCGCATGGGGGTAGGCTACAAGGTGGCCGACGACGGCACTGTTACTGAAAACTACTGGGAGCAGgtgaaagaagatgaagaagaagagcaacCAGAAGAAAATGGCAATGGAGAAGCTCCCAAGAGAAAACCTTACAGAATAGAGATGGTTGGGGTGGTTTGTGATGCTTATCTAGCTGTTGTCAGAGGCATCAG GAGAGCTATAATAATGGGAAGGGCAGTGAGGGTGAATGCACAGCTGAAATCCCACAAGAGATTTGCGAGTGCGTTTCCAGGATACTGCCAACTTGTTGACAATGCCAGGCTCTATTGCACCAATGCTCTGGGAGGCCCACCTACG TTGGTAGCATGGAAAGACGGAGACAACAAACTGCTGATCGATCCTGAGGACGATTGTTTGACAAGAGTAAGCAGTTTGAACGCCGAAGCCGAATCCATATACGACCTTTACAACCACTCAACCCCATTGCCGGAGCTCAATTCCATTTGGAAAGACATCATTTTGTCGCCGGCAAGGGCAAGCCTTCAACTGGAGCTGAGGGATTGTGTGCAAAGAATTGAAAATCCAACAAATATTTAA